From Doryrhamphus excisus isolate RoL2022-K1 chromosome 22, RoL_Dexc_1.0, whole genome shotgun sequence, one genomic window encodes:
- the slc4a1b gene encoding solute carrier family 4 member 1b (Diego blood group) — protein MMKDHKEQTYWQETGRWEGHEESFDPQSGVWASSHVSYLTFKSLVQLRRSMNTGVMLFNSEEKTWASMAEKIVAEMLKLKQIRPGDQEGVMKSLVQNRSQQSDPESQALTDGVDLRRFSVKERRDECDRVEASMVLVGALDFLEKPVVVFVRLKEATALDSALEAPDPLRFVFVLIGPSNADMDYHETGRAMAALMADKVFNQAASRAKNLRSLIDAVGDFMDCSIVIPPTEIQSEAMLSSIINFQKKLLQERFHSSESMLDSKPRQVSFSTEPPPEDPLARTGRPFGGMIRDIRRRYQYYKSDIKDALNAQVLAAIIFIYFAALSPAITFGGLLADKVENMMGVPELLISTSIQGIIFCFVAAQPVLVIGFSGPLLVFEEAFYAFCKSQDIEYIVGRVWVGVWLVIIVVIIVACEGSFLVRFISRFTQEIFSILISIIFIYETFAKLARIFKAHPLVLNYEHLNESVENPWRPRVEQTIMYDNATGNATIIVNTIKPPYPNTALLSMCLMLGCFFIAYFLRQFKNGTFLPGKVRRLIGDFGVPIAIFLMVVIDYSINDTYTQKLVVPKGLMVSNPAKRGWLINPFGEHTPFPVWMMFACCVPALLVFILIFLESQITTLIVSKPERKMVKGSGFHFDLLILVGMGGISAIFGVPWLSAATVRSVTHANALTVMSKGPKPVIERVLEQRISGIVVALLVGLSILMEPILKMIPMAALFGIFLYMGVTSLNGIQLWDRMLLLLIPKKYHPDEPYATRVSTGRMHLFTGIQIVCLAVLWIVKSSPASLALPFILILTIPLRMIMTGRLFTELEMKCLDADDAKVTFEEEPGQDVYWETQMPL, from the exons ATGATGAAGGACCACAAGGAGCAGACCTACTGGCAGGAGACAGGTCGATGGGAAGGCCACGAGGAGAGCTTCGACCCCCAGTCCGGGGTGTGGGCGAGCTCTCATGTCTCCTACCTCACCTTCAAGAGCCTGGTCCAGCTGCGACGTTCCATGAACACAG GTGTGATGCTTTTCAACAGTGAGGAGAAGACCTGGGCCAGCATGGCTGAGAAGATAGTCGCTGAGATGCTCAAACTGAAGCAGATCAGACCAGGAGACCAGGAGGGGGTGATGAAATCACTCGTCCAGAACCGCAG TCAACAATCTGATCCTGAGAGTCAAGCCTTGACTGATGGAGTGGATCTACGCAGGTTTTCAGTCAAGGAAAGG AGGGATGAATGTGACCGTGTGGAGGCCTCCATGGTGTTAGTAG GAGCTTTGGACTTCCTGGAAAAGCCCGTGGTTGTGTTTGTGCGTCTGAAAGAAGCGACGGCGCTCGACTCCGCCTTGGAGGCTCCGGATCCGCTGCGCTTTGTCTTTGTGCTGATTGGGCCCAGCAATGCTGACATGGATTACCACGAGACTGGACGAGCCATGGCGGCGCTAATGGCTGATAAA GTGTTCAACCAGGCAGCATCACGAGCTAAAAATCTGCGAAGCCTCATCGACGCTGTGGGCGACTTCATGGACTGCAGCATTGTCATCCCGCCCACTGAGATCCAAAGTGAAGCCATGCTCAGCTCCATCATCAACTTCCAGAAGAAGTTACTGCAGGAGAGATTCCACTCATCTGAATCCATGCTGGATAGCAAGCCTCGCCAGG TTTCCTTCTCTACCGAACCCCCTCCTGAAGACCCTCTGGCCCGCACGGGTCGACCCTTTGGTGGAATGATTCGAGACATTCGAAGACGCTACCAGTACTACAAGAGTGACATTAAAGATGCTCTTAACGCTCAGGTTCTTGCTGCCATCATCTTCATCTACTTTGCAGCACTCTCTCCTGCCATTACGTTTGGTGGTCTCCTAG CTGACAAGGTGGAGAACATGATGGGCGTTCCGGAGCTTCTCATATCAACAAGCATCCAGGGCATTATCTTCTGCTTTGTTGCTGCCCAGCCCGTGCTTGTCATCGGCTTTTCTGGTCCTCTATTAGTGTTTGAGGAGGCCTTCTATGCT TTCTGCAAGTCCCAGGACATTGAGTACATTGTCGGGCGAGTGTGGGTGGGCGTGTGGCTGGTCATCATTGTAGTGATCATTGTCGCCTGCGAAGGAAGCTTCCTGGTGCGCTTCATCTCCCGCTTCACCCAGGAGATATTCTCCATTCTCAtctccatcatcttcatctacGAAACCTTCGCCAAGCTTGCCAGG ATCTTCAAGGCCCACCCACTGGTTCTGAATTACGAACACCTGAATGAGTCAGTAGAAAACCCCTGGCGCCCAAGAGTGGAACAGACCATCATGTACGACAACGCCACCGGAAATGCGACTATTATTGTCAACACCATTAAGCCGCCATACCCCAACACGGCTCTGCTGTCCATGTGCCTCATGCTTGGCTGTTTCTTTATCGCCTACTTCCTGCGCCAGTTCAAGAATGGTACCTTTCTGCCTGGAAAA GTCAGACGTTTGATTGGTGACTTTGGCGTGCCCATCGCCATTTTCCTGATGGTTGTCATAGACTACAGCATTAACGACACCTACACTCAG AAACTAGTGGTCCCTAAAGGTCTGATGGTGTCCAATCCGGCCAAAAGAGGTTGGCTCATCAATCCATTTGGAGAGCACACCCCCTTCCCTGTATGGATGATGTTTGCATGCTGTGTCCCGGCCTTGCTCgtcttcatcctcatcttctTGGAGTCTCAAATCACCAC ATTGATCGTGAGTAAACCTGAGAGGAAGATGGTCAAAGGATCCGGATTCCACTTTGACCTCCTCATCCTAGTGGGCATGGGTGGCATCAGCGCGATATTTGGCGTGCCGTGGCTCAGCGCCGCGACTGTGCGCTCCGTCACGCATGCCAACGCCCTCACGGTCATGAGCAAAGGACCCAAACCTGTGATCGAGAGAGTCCTGGAGCAGAGAATCAGTGGCATTGTGGTAGCTCTGCTGGTTG GTCTCTCCATTCTGATGGAACCCATCCTCAAGATGATCCCCATGGCGGCCTTATTCGGGATCTTCCTCTACATGGGAGTTACATCACTAAACGGCATCCAGCTGTGGGACCGGATGCTGCTTCTCTTGATCCCTAAGAAATACCATCCAGATGAGCCGTACGCCACTAGA GTGAGCACCGGCAGAATGCACTTGTTCACGGGCATCCAGATTGTGTGCCTTGCTGTTCTTTGGATCGTCAAGTCCAGTCCGGCGTCCCTTGCACTTCCATTTATTCTCATTCTTACCATTCCCTTACGTATGATCATGACCGGGCGTCTCTTCACTGAGCTGGAGATGAAATGC TTGGATGCTGATGACGCCAAAGTGACGTTTGAGGAGGAGCCGGGACAGGATGTGTACTGGGAAACGCAGATGCCATTGTAG
- the LOC131109629 gene encoding nucleolar transcription factor 1-like isoform X1 — MDTEWTKENLQKLLAAMKTNMSEPERTRPFYEVVKTLDWEKVAFRPFSPQDCQEKWKIVSQKTRKFRTLTELVDEAADDLSNPTIKLEPDPPKRPGPPNCIFYKENMDKYHEQNPGLGRQKLFSLIVNKYKTLTDEEKAPYVEKYHRALEEYNKKIEELRKASIPKNSKTPVGQQGVQEQKKRNFTARKGKQGHWKKSLEESKGDALPTKPPTSGYNLFCKEQLASMDGVAKKGYVSTWAKRWRKLSDDDKNDFHIRCKKMKKDYAVELNNYLLSFDRDEQQRILDENGIKRPKSVKNTKLPRRSVKKYVGEPKKPLWSGNSIFCKEQMQQMKEEIPNPMERFIHVSRMWNQLSDGDKSRYNSKVKENVRKYAVELQEWFMTLTAEEQDEYCTSNSSKCYYLNMDGSNNDTEEPSLHRPSDSEDEDMEVSSSDEDERYLDDNEEEDMIGDATFDMF; from the exons ATGGATACTG AGTGGACAAAAGAAAACCTCCAGAAGCTTCTGGCAGCtatgaaaacaaacatgtcgGAGCCTGAACGGACGAGACCATTCTACGAAGTCGTGAAGACGCTAGACTGGGAGAAGGTGGCGTTTCGTCCATTTTCACCCCAAGATTGtcaagaaaagtggaaaattgTGTCGCAAAAG ACACGTAAATTCCGAACCCTCACAGAGCTTGTTGATGAAGCTGCAGATGATCTTTCCAATCCAACTATTAAG TTAGAGCCAGACCCCCCAAAGAGACCCGGTCCTCCAAACTGCATCTTTTACAAAGAGAACATGGATAAGTACCATGAACAGAACCCAGGACTCGGTCGCCAGAAGCTCTTTTCACTAATAGTAAACAAGTACAAGACTCTGACGGATGAAGAGAAG GCTCCATATGTGGAGAAATACCATCGTGCGCTTgaagaatacaataaaaagatTGAAGAATTAAG GAAAGCGTCTATTCCTAAAAATAGCAAGACTCCAGTTGGCCAGCAGGGGGTGCAAGAGCAGAAGAAGCGCAATTTCACAGCCCGAAAA GGGAAACAAGGTCATTGGAAAAAAAGCTTAGAAGAATCTAAAGGAGACGCCCTTCCTACCAAGCCTCCGAC GAGCGGTTATAATCTGTTCTGCAAAGAGCAGCTGGCCTCCATGGATGGCGTGGCCAAAAAAGGCTACGTGAGCACATGGGCCAAACGATGGCGCAAGTTGAGCGACGACGATAAAAACGACTTCCACATACGCTGTAAAAag ATGAAGAAAGATTACGCAGTGGAGCTGAACAACTATTTATTG AGTTTTGACAGGGACGAGCAGCAGAGGATTCTGGATGAAAATGGCATCAAAAGACCAAAATCTGTTAAG AACACTAAATTGCCAAGAAGGTCTGTGAAGAAATACGTCGGTGAGCCAAAGAAGCCACTGTG GTCAGGAAACAGCATTTTCTGCAAAGAGCAAATGCAGCAAATGAAGGAGGAGATCCCCAATCCTATGGAGCGCTTTATCCATGTCAGCCGCATGTGGAACCAGCTCAGCGACGGCGACAAGAGTCGCTACAATAGCAAAGTGAAAGAAAATGTCAGGAAGTATGCTGTGGAGCTGCAAGAGTGGTttatg ACTTTGACAGCAGAAGAACAGGATGAGTACTGCACATCAAACTCTAGT AAATGTTATTATCTCAATATGGATGGATCAAATAATGACACTGAGGAACCAAGCTTGCATCGACCATCA
- the LOC131109629 gene encoding nucleolar transcription factor 1-like isoform X2, producing MKLQMIFPIQLLSLSLQLEPDPPKRPGPPNCIFYKENMDKYHEQNPGLGRQKLFSLIVNKYKTLTDEEKAPYVEKYHRALEEYNKKIEELRKASIPKNSKTPVGQQGVQEQKKRNFTARKGKQGHWKKSLEESKGDALPTKPPTSGYNLFCKEQLASMDGVAKKGYVSTWAKRWRKLSDDDKNDFHIRCKKMKKDYAVELNNYLLSFDRDEQQRILDENGIKRPKSVKNTKLPRRSVKKYVGEPKKPLWSGNSIFCKEQMQQMKEEIPNPMERFIHVSRMWNQLSDGDKSRYNSKVKENVRKYAVELQEWFMTLTAEEQDEYCTSNSSKCYYLNMDGSNNDTEEPSLHRPSDSEDEDMEVSSSDEDERYLDDNEEEDMIGDATFDMF from the exons ATGAAGCTGCAGATGATCTTTCCAATCCAACTATTAAG TCTGTCTTTGCAGTTAGAGCCAGACCCCCCAAAGAGACCCGGTCCTCCAAACTGCATCTTTTACAAAGAGAACATGGATAAGTACCATGAACAGAACCCAGGACTCGGTCGCCAGAAGCTCTTTTCACTAATAGTAAACAAGTACAAGACTCTGACGGATGAAGAGAAG GCTCCATATGTGGAGAAATACCATCGTGCGCTTgaagaatacaataaaaagatTGAAGAATTAAG GAAAGCGTCTATTCCTAAAAATAGCAAGACTCCAGTTGGCCAGCAGGGGGTGCAAGAGCAGAAGAAGCGCAATTTCACAGCCCGAAAA GGGAAACAAGGTCATTGGAAAAAAAGCTTAGAAGAATCTAAAGGAGACGCCCTTCCTACCAAGCCTCCGAC GAGCGGTTATAATCTGTTCTGCAAAGAGCAGCTGGCCTCCATGGATGGCGTGGCCAAAAAAGGCTACGTGAGCACATGGGCCAAACGATGGCGCAAGTTGAGCGACGACGATAAAAACGACTTCCACATACGCTGTAAAAag ATGAAGAAAGATTACGCAGTGGAGCTGAACAACTATTTATTG AGTTTTGACAGGGACGAGCAGCAGAGGATTCTGGATGAAAATGGCATCAAAAGACCAAAATCTGTTAAG AACACTAAATTGCCAAGAAGGTCTGTGAAGAAATACGTCGGTGAGCCAAAGAAGCCACTGTG GTCAGGAAACAGCATTTTCTGCAAAGAGCAAATGCAGCAAATGAAGGAGGAGATCCCCAATCCTATGGAGCGCTTTATCCATGTCAGCCGCATGTGGAACCAGCTCAGCGACGGCGACAAGAGTCGCTACAATAGCAAAGTGAAAGAAAATGTCAGGAAGTATGCTGTGGAGCTGCAAGAGTGGTttatg ACTTTGACAGCAGAAGAACAGGATGAGTACTGCACATCAAACTCTAGT AAATGTTATTATCTCAATATGGATGGATCAAATAATGACACTGAGGAACCAAGCTTGCATCGACCATCA